One segment of Neodiprion fabricii isolate iyNeoFabr1 chromosome 1, iyNeoFabr1.1, whole genome shotgun sequence DNA contains the following:
- the LOC124187948 gene encoding zinc finger protein 177-like isoform X2: protein MFANEIRNLHGYYMYSVMAQSNLMKSLATLRNTISHRFAQSSVIATTALPHDAATEIVEMDRFKESRNLPIRNVEVIFIDGYIRLAKGQESLSSSWLKMVELAKDCQSCNVLLGLAEKGQTTYMCLQCSTLFEYPNPLKLHMALHCDKFELSYLWTLLADEFEKAEPESLSTDAVLPATTLFEFKLTGPPTTSPQQISPILGDTLRIDSTNDSPSSSIGILPVVENLSSGNSAFKPYLQPALQNNLAVSIYPPEVRSCGSTVVQPAYQVPQIQLAPELHAAQMETIASNLGKSKQGHLCIYCGKVYSRKYGLKIHIRTHTGYKPLKCKHCLRAFGDPSNLNKHVRLHAEGATPYKCELCGKILVRRRDLERHIKSRHQEGAENLAVTDASSDAMDVE from the exons ATGTTCGCCAACGAAATACGGAACCTTCACGGATATTACATGTATTCCGTAATGGCTCAAAGTAACCTAATGAAGAGCTTAGCGACCCTGCGGAATACAATTTCTCATAGGTTTGCCCAATCTTCAGTGATAGCCACAACGGCCTTACCTCACGATGCCGCGACAGAGATCGTCGAAATGGATCGGTTCAAGGAGAGTCGCAACTTGCCAATTCGAAAC GTAGAGGTTATTTTCATCGATGGATATATCCGTCTCGCGAAAGGACAAGAGAGCTTGAGTTCGAGTTGGTTAAAAATGGTCGAACTCGCCAAGGACTGTCAGAGCTGCAACGTTCTATTGGGCCTGGCGGAAAAAG GTCAAACCACCTACATGTGTCTGCAATGCAGCACCTTATTCGAATATCCAAACCCGCTGAAGCTGCACATGGCGCTTCACTGCGATAAGTTCGAACTCTCCTATCTCTGGACTCTTTTGGCCGACGAGTTTGAAAAGGCTGAGCCGGAAAGTTTATCCACGGACGCAGTGTTGCCAGCGACGACATTGTTTGAATTCAAACTGACCGGCCCGCCGACGACATCACCCCAGCAGATTTCACCAATCCTAGGTGACACTTTACGAATCGATTCGACAAATGACTCCCCAAGTTCTTCGATCGGGATTTTACCGGTCGTCGAAAACTTGAGCTCGGGAAATTCCGCGTTCAAGCCCTATTTGCAACCCGCGTTGCAGAATAACCTCGCGGTGTCAATTTACCCACCGGAAGTAAGGAGCTGCGGATCCACGGTGGTCCAGCCTGCGTATCAAGTGCCGCAGATTCAATTGGCGCCGGAACTACACGCGGCGCAGATGGAGACGATCGCGAGTAATCTTGGCAAATCGAAGCAGGGACACCTTTGCATATACTGCGGCAAGGTTTACTCACGAAAATACGGACTTAAGATACACATCAG AACCCACACTGGATATAAGCCTCTGAAGTGTAAGCACTGTCTGCGAGCTTTCGGAGATCCGAGTAATCTCAATAAACACGTTCGGCTGCACGCAGAGGGTGCCACGCCTTACAAGTGCGAACTCTGCGGCAAGATCTTGGTAAGACGGAGAGACCTCGAACGTCACATAAAATCAAGACACCAGGAAGGAGCGGAGAACTTGGCAGTGACAGATGCATCATCCGACGCCATGGACGTCGAATGA
- the LOC124187949 gene encoding reticulon-4-interacting protein 1, mitochondrial-like — MMFVLRITTIGARPVVRCSRIRCLSQLSRRYKENSETKMQAWQIHSYGDLSDLKLSEVRIPIIRKPGDVLIKVEASSINPIDISMSRGFGATIFNALRKIKAMKLDFDGQIEFPLTLGRDFCGVVVSKGLDVGDRLKLGEEVWGVVPLEEQGCHAEYVVVDSKLVNPRPQNLSYTEASSILYAGLTAWSALWITGGLSCKVNIPTYQNKRILVLGASGGVGTLAIQLLKAWNMQVVATCSTDAVELVEQLGAHVVIDYNDQCADTKIAEEGPYDIILDCCKQGIHTVRAKGYSYNTYITLNSPMLKNFDDFGVIGGSVKNIGDVVKDNVPFFKDKTSVKWGFFVPSQKGINMIQNFVEKKKIVPVIEKVYPFSELPQAYERVDKGHLRGKIVIDMK; from the exons ATGATGTTTGTCTTGCGAATAACGACGATAGGTGCGAGGCCAGTAGTTCGGTGTTCGCGAATACGTTGTTTGTCACAACTGTCAAGAAGGTATAAAGAGAATAGTGAGACAAAAATGCAAGCCTGGCAGATACACTCCTACGGGGATTTGTCAGATCTCAAATTATCCGAAGTCAGAATACCGATAATACGGAAACCCGGGGACGTATTAATAAAGGTTGAAGCGAGCAGCATCAATCCCATTGATATTTCCATGTCCC GAGGCTTCGGCGCAACCATTTTCAATGCACTGCGTAAGATAAAAGCTATGAAACTCGACTTCGATGGACAGATAGAATTTCCCTTGACATTAGGGAGAGATTTTTGTGGAGTCGTTGTATCAAAAGGGCTCGATGTCGGAGACAGATTAAAACTTGGTGAAGAAGTGTGGGGAGTTGTTCCCCTCGAAGAACAGGGATGCCACGCCGAATACGTTGTTGTGGATAGTAAAttg gtTAATCCACGGCCACAAAATTTATCGTATACTGAAGCCTCCAGTATTTTGTATGCAGGACTCACTGCGTGGTCTGCGTTATGGATAACGGGAGGCTTGTCATGCAAAGTTAATATACCAACATATCAGAATAAGAGGATCCTTGTTCTCGGTGCATCTGGTGGTGTCGGTACCTTAGCTATTCAACTGTTGAAAGCCTGGAATATGCAg GTAGTGGCAACGTGTAGCACTGACGCGGTAGAACTGGTAGAACAACTTGGAGCCCACGTGGTCATTGATTATAATGACCAGTGTGCCGATACCAAAATCGCTGAAGAAGGGCC ATACGACATTATTTTGGACTGCTGTAAACAAGGAATACACACGGTCCGAGCTAAAGGCTATTCTTACAACACGTACATAACTTTGAACTCGCCAATGTTGAAGAATTTTGATGACTTCGGTGTGATAGGTGGATCAGTAAAAAATATAGGAGATGTGGTCAAAGACAATGTTCCTTTTTTCAAAGATAAGACTTCAGTGAAGTGGGGATTTTTCGTTCCATCTCAGAAGGGGATTAATATGATTCAAAActtcgtagaaaaaaaaaag attgtaCCTGTGATTGAA
- the LOC124187948 gene encoding PR domain zinc finger protein 13-like isoform X1: protein MFANEIRNLHGYYMYSVMAQSNLMKSLATLRNTISHRFAQSSVIATTALPHDAATEIVEMDRFKESRNLPIRNVEVIFIDGYIRLAKGQESLSSSWLKMVELAKDCQSCNVLLGLAEKGVIIRTIRYIAPGEELLLWFSDKVLAMLNIPFLVPANIQRQTTYMCLQCSTLFEYPNPLKLHMALHCDKFELSYLWTLLADEFEKAEPESLSTDAVLPATTLFEFKLTGPPTTSPQQISPILGDTLRIDSTNDSPSSSIGILPVVENLSSGNSAFKPYLQPALQNNLAVSIYPPEVRSCGSTVVQPAYQVPQIQLAPELHAAQMETIASNLGKSKQGHLCIYCGKVYSRKYGLKIHIRTHTGYKPLKCKHCLRAFGDPSNLNKHVRLHAEGATPYKCELCGKILVRRRDLERHIKSRHQEGAENLAVTDASSDAMDVE, encoded by the exons ATGTTCGCCAACGAAATACGGAACCTTCACGGATATTACATGTATTCCGTAATGGCTCAAAGTAACCTAATGAAGAGCTTAGCGACCCTGCGGAATACAATTTCTCATAGGTTTGCCCAATCTTCAGTGATAGCCACAACGGCCTTACCTCACGATGCCGCGACAGAGATCGTCGAAATGGATCGGTTCAAGGAGAGTCGCAACTTGCCAATTCGAAAC GTAGAGGTTATTTTCATCGATGGATATATCCGTCTCGCGAAAGGACAAGAGAGCTTGAGTTCGAGTTGGTTAAAAATGGTCGAACTCGCCAAGGACTGTCAGAGCTGCAACGTTCTATTGGGCCTGGCGGAAAAAGGTGTGATCATAAGAACAATCCGGTATATTGCACCCGGCGAAGAACTGCTTTTATGGTTTTCTGATAAAGTTCTGGCAATGTTAAACATACCGTTCCTCGTTCCAGCCAATATTCAGC GTCAAACCACCTACATGTGTCTGCAATGCAGCACCTTATTCGAATATCCAAACCCGCTGAAGCTGCACATGGCGCTTCACTGCGATAAGTTCGAACTCTCCTATCTCTGGACTCTTTTGGCCGACGAGTTTGAAAAGGCTGAGCCGGAAAGTTTATCCACGGACGCAGTGTTGCCAGCGACGACATTGTTTGAATTCAAACTGACCGGCCCGCCGACGACATCACCCCAGCAGATTTCACCAATCCTAGGTGACACTTTACGAATCGATTCGACAAATGACTCCCCAAGTTCTTCGATCGGGATTTTACCGGTCGTCGAAAACTTGAGCTCGGGAAATTCCGCGTTCAAGCCCTATTTGCAACCCGCGTTGCAGAATAACCTCGCGGTGTCAATTTACCCACCGGAAGTAAGGAGCTGCGGATCCACGGTGGTCCAGCCTGCGTATCAAGTGCCGCAGATTCAATTGGCGCCGGAACTACACGCGGCGCAGATGGAGACGATCGCGAGTAATCTTGGCAAATCGAAGCAGGGACACCTTTGCATATACTGCGGCAAGGTTTACTCACGAAAATACGGACTTAAGATACACATCAG AACCCACACTGGATATAAGCCTCTGAAGTGTAAGCACTGTCTGCGAGCTTTCGGAGATCCGAGTAATCTCAATAAACACGTTCGGCTGCACGCAGAGGGTGCCACGCCTTACAAGTGCGAACTCTGCGGCAAGATCTTGGTAAGACGGAGAGACCTCGAACGTCACATAAAATCAAGACACCAGGAAGGAGCGGAGAACTTGGCAGTGACAGATGCATCATCCGACGCCATGGACGTCGAATGA
- the LOC124187953 gene encoding ATP synthase subunit delta, mitochondrial, with translation MATISRTLRPFLRSVRSHVRNYAEALRDDQMKFTFAGANQVFYDTKPVRQVDVPSFSGAFGILPKHVPTLAVLKPGVVTVYEEDGTVKKVFVSSGSITINDDSSVQILAEEAHPVENLDNGAAKEILSKAQQELSAASSDKDKAAAAIAVEVAEALVSATQ, from the exons ATGGCAACCATCTCTCGTACTCTTCGCCCATTCCTAAGGTCAGTCCGAAGTCATGTCAGAAATTACGCCGAGGCATTAAGGGATGATCAGATGAAATTCACCTTTGCTGGTGCGAACCAG GTATTTTATGATACAAAACCAGTCCGCCAAGTGGACGTGCCATCGTTTTCCGGAGCCTTCGGTATTTTGCCTAAACATGTGCCGACTCTGGCCGTCCTTAAACCAGGAGTAGTCACAGTATATGAAGAGGATGGCACAGTTAAGAAGGTATTCGTTTCATCCGGAAGCATCACAATTAACGATGATTCTAGTGTACAG ATTCTGGCAGAGGAAGCCCATCCAGTTGAAAATCTGGATAACGGAGCTGCCAAAGAAATCCTCTCCAAGGCCCAACAAGAATTGAGCGCTGCCTCTTCAGATAAAGACAAGGCAGCGGCAGCGATTGCAGTCGAAGTTGCCGAAGCTCTTGTTTCTGCTACACAATGa